A window of Candidatus Eremiobacteraceae bacterium genomic DNA:
GTGTCTTGGACCTGCAGGGTGTGCGGCGCGTTAAGCGTCGTCACGTCCATCCCGCACACGGGATCCGTAGCGGTGGCGCGCGGCTTGGGAGTTACCTCGACGCGCGCTTGGCGGCGCCAACGCACGATCTCCGCGAGGATCGAGAGCGCGACTTCGGGCGCCGTCTTGGCGCCGATGTCGAGTCCGGCCGGATTGCGAATCACTGAGAGATCGTCGTCGGACCACCCTCGCGAGCGCAACGCGTCGAGCACGGCGTCCGCGCGCGGCCGGCTTGCGACCAGCGCGATATAGGGAGCTTTGGCGCGCAGTAACGCGTCCGCTCCGACATCGTCGTATTCGCCCATCGATGCCACCACGCCGAAGACCTGGCGCGTGCGGAACTTCGCGGGCAGCGATTCGAGCGGCCCGCTGAGGCGCTCGAGCGAGAGATCGGAATCGTCGCCGGCTTCGTCGGGATCACGAACGCGCACGACGTCGAAACCCGCGAGCTTGCCTTGCGCCGCGGTCGCCGAGGCGATCGGCATCGCCCCGATCACGACGAGCAGCGGCAGCGGGGCGTACGGCTCCACGTAGAGATCCACTGCCCCTTGGCTAGCGCACGTCATGCTGACGCGCACGTATTGCTCGTCTGCACCATCGTCGGGATAGCCCGGCAATCCGGGAATGTCGTCAGGCGAGATGCGCACCAGACGCGGTTCGCCCGTGCGCAGCGCTTCGAGCGCTTGGGTGCGCAGGATCTCTTGCGAACAGCCCCCGCCGATATAGCCCTCGACGTGGCCGTCTTCAAAGACGATCGCGGCATCGCCCAGATGCGATGAGACCGGCGCCTTGCGCGCGACCACGGTCGCGAGCGCGAACGCAGTACCCTCGCGTTGCAGCGTGGCCATCCGTTGAAGCAGCTCGGGGCGGGGCATCGCCGCTATGCGGTCCCTGCCGCGCCCGCGGTGCCGGTCAGGTTGGTGCGCACTTGCGTGAAGACGTACTCGATGATGCGCTTGGCCTGCGCGTCGAGGATGCGCCCGCCGATCGTCGCGACCGGTCCGTTGATGGTGGCGTCGCACGACCAGTCGAGCGTGGTGGTGGTGTCGCCGTTGTCTTTCATGGTAGCGACCG
This region includes:
- a CDS encoding XdhC family protein — encoded protein: MATLQREGTAFALATVVARKAPVSSHLGDAAIVFEDGHVEGYIGGGCSQEILRTQALEALRTGEPRLVRISPDDIPGLPGYPDDGADEQYVRVSMTCASQGAVDLYVEPYAPLPLLVVIGAMPIASATAAQGKLAGFDVVRVRDPDEAGDDSDLSLERLSGPLESLPAKFRTRQVFGVVASMGEYDDVGADALLRAKAPYIALVASRPRADAVLDALRSRGWSDDDLSVIRNPAGLDIGAKTAPEVALSILAEIVRWRRQARVEVTPKPRATATDPVCGMDVTTLNAPHTLQVQDTTHYFCSPGCKRAYAASALEAKPK